A window of the Arachis duranensis cultivar V14167 chromosome 5, aradu.V14167.gnm2.J7QH, whole genome shotgun sequence genome harbors these coding sequences:
- the LOC107489056 gene encoding uncharacterized protein LOC107489056, protein MLATVRCEEIAREKYKAAKKELHQLEEDMRRSPTEYLNRLSLQIDTCLSESLFASKAIKARDCILKVPYRVQITADNLPAKIKSLISEEVVNVAKLAILLLIEEKLDQIPLLSCFCKRTLSGILISAVYHGKRS, encoded by the exons ATGCTTGCTACTGTCCGATGTGAAGAAATTGCCCGGGAGAAGTATAAAGCTGCAAAGAAG GAATTGCATCAACTGGAAGAGGATATGAGACGTAGCCCTACTGAATATTTGAACAGGCTCAGTTTACAAATTGATACTTGTTTGTCAGA GTCTCTGTTTGCTTCTAAGGCGATAAAAGCCAGAGATTGTATTTTGAAGGTTCCTTATAGAGTG CAAATAACAGCAGATAATCTCCCTGCTAAGATCAAATCTCTTATCAGTGAGGAAGTTGTGAATGTTGCAAAACTTGCTATTCTTCTTCTAATTGAGGAGAAATTGGATCAGATACCATTGTTATCATGTTTCTGTAAAAG GACTCTCAGTGGAATCCTTATATCTGCCGTCTACCATGGCAAGAGGAGTTGA